AGCCAGGACGATCTGATGTTTGCCCGCCCGGCATCGGAGTATTCCGCAGGAGAATTGCCACAGTTGATTGGGGCGACGTTGAATATGCCCTGCAGCAAAGGACACCCCATACTCCGAAGCTCTGTGGAGCGTTCCTAGGCATCTGAAAATTCAATAGAAAGAGCAGTCTGTCGGATCATGACCAGGTTAAACCCGCCCTGCGAAGCATGCGAAATGTGTGGGGGCATTGAGTGGAACTTCGAAGCCCGTTTCACGGAGCCTCCCAAGGGTGAGACCGATCTCGGTCTTGCGCCGTATTGTCGTGAGGTTTGGTCATGCGGTGGCTGCGGGCATGTGATTAACCATCACGATATGGATCTCAGCAAGATCTACAGTAAGAAATACTGGGATCAGACTTACGCCGACAGGGTTCGCAGCACCTATGATCGAATAATGTCCCTGCCGGAAGACCAGTCGGATAACCAACAGCGTGTCGCTTTTATCAATGAATACTGGGCCCTGCATCATACGGGGCAGGCCAGAACCTTGCTGGATATCGGGGCTGGATTGGCAGTGTTCCCTGCCGCGATGAGAGAGACGGGCTGGACCTGTACGGCGTTGGACCCGGACCCGCGTGCGGCGGAGCATGCGAGGCAGGTCGCGCAGGTTGATGCCATTGCCGCGGATTTTATGGAAGCTGATCTCTCCCGGAAGTTTAGTCTCGTTTCCCTGAACAAGGTGTTGGAACATGTCCCGGACCCGGTTTCCATGCTGGGCCGGGTAAGGGAAGTTTTGCATCAGGATGGTTTGGTCTATCTGGAATTGCCGGATGGCGAGGCAGCGTTAAAAGATACACCTGCCAGACAGGAGATGTTTCTGGAACATTACTGCGCCTATTCCATGGCGTCCATGGCGCTTCTGATCCTTAAATCTGGTTTCCGCTGTGACTATCTGGATCGTCTGCGCCAGCGGAGTGGGAAATACACGCTGCGGGCCTTTTTGCGACGCCCTCAATGACACACCCTTCCTATATAAGCGAACAGCGGTTTGAGGCTGATTTCCTGAAAGGTCCTGTTTGGCGTCTGGATAAAGCGGAAATGGCTCAGCAGGCTGTTGCTGACGCCAGACTGGCGGATGTTCGGCTGATGGGGTGCCGTCTGCCGGAGCCGGACGATCGGACTGGATATCTTGAGTCCGCAGGTTTCAGAAAGGTTGAAACTCTCGTCTCCTTGGCGCGGCCTGTTCGAAGAGGCGTTCCCATGCCCGAGGGTGTTCGCGCTGCGCGATCAGAGGACGCAGATGCTGCAGGATGCCGTAGGGTTGGGGAGGCCGCATTCACGTCGGATCGATATCATGCCGACCCCGATGTCCCTGACGAGGCAGCAGATGCATTGAAGGGGGCCTGGGCGTATAATGCCGTGATGGCGCGCGCGGACCGCGTGTTCATCTATGACGAAGGGAACGGTATTCTTGGTTTCAACGCCTGTTTGTTGAGGGGACAAACGGTTGTTATCGACCTTATCGGGGTGATGCCGGGACGGCAGGGAGCCGGGATCGGTGCAAAGCTGCTCCTGGCGATGGACGCAGATTACCAGGGACTCGCCGATAGGGTGGAAGTCGGAACCCAATTTTCCAATTCTGGGTCTCTCTCATTCTACAGGAATGACGGGTTTGAAGAATTCCGACGAGAACAAACCTGGCATTGGACGGCGTAGTTACTGGTCGAGTTTGCTCAGTATTTCATCCAATGAAGCTTTAACCGGGTCGTCGAGTGAACTGATTACCTGTTTCACCCTCTGCAAGTCTTCCGGTGTGTCTACGACCAGGCGAATGTCGGCATTAGGGGGCTTTCCGCTGTTGGGCAGATTGCGGATGTCGAAGGATGCCGCGTTTTGATAGGCAAAAAGCGTCACATGTTCCAAGAGAGACAGGTCCGCGGTTTCCTCGCATATCCGGCGCATTGCTGTGTGGCTGATGATTTCCGCGCTGGTTCCCAAGGGAAAGGTCCGGGGAAATACGTTAGTTGCAAGGTCGCAACCTGTTTCCAGGAAAACGTTGATAACCTCGTCTACGACTTCCGGATCGACCAGTGGACTGTCGGCACAGATGCGCACAAACCAGTCCAGTCGATGTGCATCCATGCAATCAAGACAGCGTTTGGCCACATTGTCCAGGTCGCCACGGAAAAGCGGGATACCGTGTTTATCGGCAATGCCGGATAAGGGAGAATCGATCTCCCTATCCGTCGTTGCAAGGATTAACGGAAGTCCGTGGCGGCTTCGTTTCAGGCGTTCAATGGCAAGGTCCAAGGCACATTGCCCATTGCCCAGGTCCAACAGCTGCTTGCCTGGCAAACGCCGGGAATCAAGACGGGCAAGCAGGACAATAGCACCTCTGCCTCGCTGTGTTTTGTCCATCGCGTCAGGCCGTCAGAAAGAATTGGCTTTGTGTTTTGCGCGCTCCCAGGCCTCCACATACCACTCGCAATATTGCTTGTAGCCGACTTCCAGGGGCCATTCAGGCTCAAACCCGAGGACGTCTTTGGCGCGCTCTGTGGACAGCGTCCCGCGAACCGGTTTGTCGACCATACGCGGGCGTTCCTCAAGGATCGTTCCCGGCACGACGGATTCGACAATGTCAGCCAGTTCCTTGATCGTCCGGGCGTTGCCAAACGTCAGGTTGAAGGTATTGGAGTGATGGCGACCCTCATGCAGGGCCAGGGCGCGAACCTGCCCCTGGACCAGGTCTTTGATATAGGTGAAATCCAGACGTCCGTCGCCGCCGCCTTCCAGCAGCAAAGGTTTTCCGGTCAGGGCATTCTCGACAAATTTCTGGCTGACGCGCTGGCTGATGCAACGCTCACCATAAAGGGCGCTGGGGCGGATGACCGTTGTTCCCAGGTTATACTGACTGCGATAGGTTCGAACCAGCCGTTCGCCCATGAATTTGGTGTTGGCATAGATGCCTTCCGGGCGGGGGAAGGTGGTTTCGTCGACGGTGTCGCCTTCGAAGTCCCCATATACCGTGCTGGAGGACATGAACATAACCTGGTTTATGCGGTCGACACGCGGCCGTACCAGTTCCAGCATATTTCGCAGGGTGATCAACTGTAGGTCAAAGCAAAGGCCCGGTTCTGCCTTGGCATCAACCGCGCTCGCAATGGCGGCCAGATGAACGACTTTCGTCGGTTCATATTCTTCGAAAATCCGCGCAAGGTCGGTCAGGATACGGGCGTCGCAGTTGCGCAGGTGCACACCGGCATCCCGCAGCATTGAAAACCGTGAAAGAAGGAAGTCCTGATAGGCCTGGCGTTGGGTCATGTCCTGGCTCGATTGGAAGCAGTTTTCAATCAGGCTGTTGACCATCAGGTTGTCGGCGATCATCACTTCGGCGCCCATCTGGGCAAGTTCCAGGCCCAGGTTATGACCGATAAAACCGGCGCCACCAACAAGCAGAATACGCTGGCCTTCCAGTTTGGGTTTCAGGCTTTCATAGGGGATATGCGTCATTTCTTGACTCCTTTCACGAGCTTCTGCTCTTCACAAGCGCGTCTTTCAACGCTGCGGCAATCCGGTTGACACCGTCTTCAGGCAAATGCGGCCCCAGCGGCAAGGACAAGGTCTGCGCTGCGAGCCATTCGGCAACCGGGAACTGCCCCTCTTTGTATCCGTATTTTTCTTTATAATAGGTAAACAGCGGCACAGCCCCGGGATAGTGCACGGAAAAACCGATCCCAGCGGCCTTCAGATGGTCCATGACCTGATCCCGGTCAATCGACCCATCCTTGGGTAATACGGTATTCAGGCAGTAATAGCTGGGCTGTGCTGTTTCATGCTGGCCGGGGAAGAGGGTTAATTCTTCAATCTCGGCAAGAGCCGTTGTCAGGGCATTATAGTTGGCCGCGCGGATGGCATGAAAGTCGTCCAGACGGGAAAGCTGTGCCAGGCCAACGGCGGCTTCCACTTCACTCATGCGGTAGTTGAAGCCCAACTGGTCTACATCGTAGATGCCGGGTTTGGCGCGGTCACCCAGGGCGCGGTTGTATCCAAAGGCGCGGCGTTTGCGCAGGGCATCCGCCAAAGCATCGTCATTGGTGGAGACCATACCCCCTTCGATCGAGGTCATCTGTTTGACCGGATAGAAGGAAAAGCTGCCCGCCAGTCCCAGGTTGCCTGCCTTCCGGCCCTTATAATCGCTGTCGAGGGCGATTGCGCAATCCTCGAGGACGAATGCCCCGTGGCGTTCCGCGACGGCGTTGATCCTGTCCATATCACAGGGCGTGCCCAGATAGTGGACCGGCATGATTGCGGCCAACGGTTCGTCCTGGCTGTCCAGCAAGTCTGCGGACATATTGCCGGACAAGGGATCCGCATCGACGAAGACCGGCGTTGCGCCCGTCAGTTCAACGCTATGGGCGGTTGCTACATGGGTCATGGCCGGGACGGCGACGCGATCGCCGGGGCCGATATCCTTGACGAATAAGGTCAGGTGAAGACCTGCGGTACAGCTCGAAACCGCAACCGCGTGTTTGGTTCCGATCCGCTCGGCAAAAGCTTCCTCAAAGGCGGGGGTTACTTTGCCATGAACCAGCATCCCGCTTTCCATGACGTCCCGGATTGCGTCAAGTTCGCAATCGCTGATCTGTGGTTTGCCAAAGGGGATGGGATTGTTTGATGACATTTAATCAGGTCTCGCTCTAGATCGTGTATGTCACGTCGACGTTTCGCCTATTTTGAACCGATTCCCAGCAGGCGAAACATATTTCCATGACCCTGAACACATCTTGCGCACCGACGTTGGGTTCCCTGCCTTCACGGATTGCCGCGACGAAGTCGGGCAGCAGGTCGCCTTTTTCAACGGCGGGATAGGGGACAGTGAAGGGCTCTTCGTCCTCTGGCCGGTCGCCACGGAAGAGACGCCCGTCGGGGATGCCGTTTTCGAAGCTGAGCTTGGTTCCATAGAGATTCAGGCTGTGCATCTTATGCCGTTGCGGCCCGAAGGT
The Aestuariispira ectoiniformans genome window above contains:
- a CDS encoding class I SAM-dependent methyltransferase translates to MTRLNPPCEACEMCGGIEWNFEARFTEPPKGETDLGLAPYCREVWSCGGCGHVINHHDMDLSKIYSKKYWDQTYADRVRSTYDRIMSLPEDQSDNQQRVAFINEYWALHHTGQARTLLDIGAGLAVFPAAMRETGWTCTALDPDPRAAEHARQVAQVDAIAADFMEADLSRKFSLVSLNKVLEHVPDPVSMLGRVREVLHQDGLVYLELPDGEAALKDTPARQEMFLEHYCAYSMASMALLILKSGFRCDYLDRLRQRSGKYTLRAFLRRPQ
- a CDS encoding GNAT family N-acetyltransferase, with product MAQQAVADARLADVRLMGCRLPEPDDRTGYLESAGFRKVETLVSLARPVRRGVPMPEGVRAARSEDADAAGCRRVGEAAFTSDRYHADPDVPDEAADALKGAWAYNAVMARADRVFIYDEGNGILGFNACLLRGQTVVIDLIGVMPGRQGAGIGAKLLLAMDADYQGLADRVEVGTQFSNSGSLSFYRNDGFEEFRREQTWHWTA
- a CDS encoding cytidylyltransferase domain-containing protein, which gives rise to MDKTQRGRGAIVLLARLDSRRLPGKQLLDLGNGQCALDLAIERLKRSRHGLPLILATTDREIDSPLSGIADKHGIPLFRGDLDNVAKRCLDCMDAHRLDWFVRICADSPLVDPEVVDEVINVFLETGCDLATNVFPRTFPLGTSAEIISHTAMRRICEETADLSLLEHVTLFAYQNAASFDIRNLPNSGKPPNADIRLVVDTPEDLQRVKQVISSLDDPVKASLDEILSKLDQ
- a CDS encoding NAD-dependent epimerase/dehydratase family protein, producing the protein MTHIPYESLKPKLEGQRILLVGGAGFIGHNLGLELAQMGAEVMIADNLMVNSLIENCFQSSQDMTQRQAYQDFLLSRFSMLRDAGVHLRNCDARILTDLARIFEEYEPTKVVHLAAIASAVDAKAEPGLCFDLQLITLRNMLELVRPRVDRINQVMFMSSSTVYGDFEGDTVDETTFPRPEGIYANTKFMGERLVRTYRSQYNLGTTVIRPSALYGERCISQRVSQKFVENALTGKPLLLEGGGDGRLDFTYIKDLVQGQVRALALHEGRHHSNTFNLTFGNARTIKELADIVESVVPGTILEERPRMVDKPVRGTLSTERAKDVLGFEPEWPLEVGYKQYCEWYVEAWERAKHKANSF
- a CDS encoding DegT/DnrJ/EryC1/StrS family aminotransferase, giving the protein MSSNNPIPFGKPQISDCELDAIRDVMESGMLVHGKVTPAFEEAFAERIGTKHAVAVSSCTAGLHLTLFVKDIGPGDRVAVPAMTHVATAHSVELTGATPVFVDADPLSGNMSADLLDSQDEPLAAIMPVHYLGTPCDMDRINAVAERHGAFVLEDCAIALDSDYKGRKAGNLGLAGSFSFYPVKQMTSIEGGMVSTNDDALADALRKRRAFGYNRALGDRAKPGIYDVDQLGFNYRMSEVEAAVGLAQLSRLDDFHAIRAANYNALTTALAEIEELTLFPGQHETAQPSYYCLNTVLPKDGSIDRDQVMDHLKAAGIGFSVHYPGAVPLFTYYKEKYGYKEGQFPVAEWLAAQTLSLPLGPHLPEDGVNRIAAALKDALVKSRSS